The DNA sequence CACATAGAGATCCTCTATCTTCTCGTCCTTTTGTATCAGGTTAAGCATCTCTTGGGTAGCCACCTCCACCCCGGGGTGAAGAAGTATGCAACCCGATCGCTTGATCAATTTAAGCGTTTCATCGGACATCTTCGCGATCGTCCCGATCCGCGCGCAGGCTACCCACTCAAAGGTAAGGTTCCTTCTCAAAACCTCCTCGCAAAATTCTTTTATATATTGTTCGTTTACCACGAAGGTATCATCGATAAAACGGATATCGTTAACCCTGTATTTCTTTATCAGATCCTCTATCTCGGACACTATGCGCGGGGCTCGCATCCCTTTCCATTTTCTTTTGAAAACAAGCGGGTCAGCGCAATATGCGCACCTCCAAGGGCAACCCTGCGTAGCCCGGAACGGAATAGACACTTCCTGGGGCGTTTTTCTCCTTCCGGGATATTTCTTTAAATCAAGCAAGTGGTACGGCAGGTAAGGAAAACTGTCCAGATCGTGCATCTGCCTGGGAGGGTTGTTTATTATCTTGCCGTCCTTTTTAAAGGTGACCCCTTCCACGCCGTCTAAGGGCCCTCCCGTTTCTATTTGTTTGATCAACTCACAAAAAGTAACCTCTCCCTGCCCTCTCACCACGATATCCACATAAGGGGCGCTCGCCGTCTGTTCCGGGAGGATCGAAGGGTGCCACCCTCCCCATACCAACGGCATCGCCGGATATTTCTCCTTAATGCTCCGCGCTAAAGTGATCGCGCTCTTTATCTGGGGGCCGGTCATACAGGTGAAACCGACCGCGACTGCGTCCTCGAGGAGCGGGAATATCTTTTTTTCATATTCCTTATCTACCCGGACATCAATAATAGTGACGTTATAATCATTCACCAGGGGAGCGGCAACCGCCAGAAGACTTAAGGATGGCATTACCCTGTCCAGCGTCTCATTTGTATCCGGGCAAACTAAAATAATTTCTTTTTTCTTCATTCGATCTCTATTTATTTTGTGCCTGTTTTTTCATCAATAGATTGGCAAATTCCAGGTCTATTGCTTCATCTATGTCGACAGATTTTTCAAACGGCATGATATGGACGGCTGTCCGTTTAGAGATAATGACGCCTTCGTCGAATAGGGTGTCTCTTCTGGTGGCGTATATTCCGCCGTTCGGTATGGCCAGTTTGGGCAATTCCTGGGAAATCCCCCTCCCGCCTTTTATTTCTCCTTTTAAAAAAAGGTCTGCGCGGCTGTTCTCCTTAAATAAAAACATCCATTCCGGCCTCTCCGTTATTACCTTAGCGGA is a window from the Candidatus Omnitrophota bacterium genome containing:
- a CDS encoding radical SAM protein gives rise to the protein MKKKEIILVCPDTNETLDRVMPSLSLLAVAAPLVNDYNVTIIDVRVDKEYEKKIFPLLEDAVAVGFTCMTGPQIKSAITLARSIKEKYPAMPLVWGGWHPSILPEQTASAPYVDIVVRGQGEVTFCELIKQIETGGPLDGVEGVTFKKDGKIINNPPRQMHDLDSFPYLPYHLLDLKKYPGRRKTPQEVSIPFRATQGCPWRCAYCADPLVFKRKWKGMRAPRIVSEIEDLIKKYRVNDIRFIDDTFVVNEQYIKEFCEEVLRRNLTFEWVACARIGTIAKMSDETLKLIKRSGCILLHPGVEVATQEMLNLIQKDEKIEDLYVCAEKLAKAGISALYSFMVAFPGEPKDSISNTFKIIKRLKQINPNNVCPVNFYMPYPGNDLYPRCIEYGFRPPQKLADWGDFNTRFGNSTPWVTARQKFEVLRKDRYYFPAAFPSETLLGKMESKSIWRFVYRGFHRVAKFRVENDWYGLGIDWWLLFAYWKFWQYFNRRLPLHNVMFR